Proteins from a genomic interval of Crassostrea angulata isolate pt1a10 chromosome 7, ASM2561291v2, whole genome shotgun sequence:
- the LOC128192144 gene encoding GDP-fucose protein O-fucosyltransferase 1-like has translation MNVKLPPMVIWLTMISSMSSNTIDPKGYVVYCPCMGRFGNQADHFLGSLAFAKDLDRTIILPPWVEYNFPKPTSDQIPFDTYFRVDAVQKFHRAITMEKFMKNLAPKIWPVGNRTVFCYSKSYTGEPGCDAKHGNPFGPFWDTFNIDFDASEFYEPLSFDTSNPFEVKRWQEKYPPDRFPVLAFKGAPAHFPVEQRNLLLQNYVVWSDKMIKKADDLISKSFNNEKYMGIHLRLGSDFSNACKHIDSGSALFASPQCIGYRGENGKLTYEMCYPSDDTIVKQVKRAVKEKGINNVFIATDSRDLIPKLKKAMPKVNFAKQDGKSPHLDLAVLGKSDHFIGCCVSTFSAFVKRERDVSGKSSEFWAFQKLKKDEL, from the exons ATGAATGTCAAGTTACCTCCAATGGTCATATGGCTCACAATGATATCCTCAATGAGTTCCAATACCATTGACCCCAAGGGATATGTTGTGTATTGTCCATGTATGG GAAGATTTGGAAATCAGGCTGATCATTTCCTAGGCTCCTTGGCATTTGCCAAAGACTTGGATAGAACTATCATCCTCCCCCCTTGGGTAGAATACAACTTTCCCAAACCTACATCA GATCAGATTCCCTTTGACACATACTTCCGGGTCGATGCTGTACAGAAATTTCACAGAGCAATAACCATGGAGAAGTTTATGAAGAATTTAGCTCCCAAGATTTGGCCTGTGGGAAACAGGACAG TGTTTTGTTACAGCAAGTCCTACACAGGAGAACCTGGCTGTGACGCCAAGCATGGAAACCCATTCGGTCCATTCTGGGACACCtttaacattgattttgatGCCTCTGAATTCTATGAACCACTTTCTTTTGATACAAGCAACCCCTTTGAAGTAAAAAGATGGCAAGAAAA GTACCCACCGGACCGATTTCCAGTTCTGGCATTCAAAGGGGCACCTGCTCACTTCCCTGTGGAACAAAGGAACCTTTTACTCCAAAACTATGTTGTCTGGTCagataaaatgataaagaaagCTGATGATCTCATCTCTAAGTCATTCAACAATGAAAAGTACATGGGCATTCACCTCAGGCTGGGCTCTGACTTT TCTAATGCCTGTAAGCACATAGACTCAGGGTCAGCATTGTTTGCCTCTCCCCAGTGTATTGGGTACCGTGGTGAGAATGGTAAACTGACCTATGAAATGTGCTACCCCTCGGATGACACCATCGTTAAACAAGTGAAGCGAGCTGTGAAGGAGAAAGGCATCAACAATGTGTTCATTGCTACAGATAGCAGAGATCTAATCCCCAAACTGAAAAAGGCCATGCCAAAG GTAAATTTTGCAAAACAAGATGGAAAGAGTCCCCACTTAGATTTGGCCGTGCTTGGAAAGTCTGACCATTTCATTGGCTGTTGTGTGTCAACCTTTTCTGCCTTTGTCAAAAGAGAAAGGGATGTTTCTGGCAAGTCAAGTGAATTCTGGGCATTCCAGAAACTGAAGAAGGATGAATTATGA